GATTGATGGCCTTTCCTGATTCTCCTGCCCTGGCGGTCCTGCCTATTCTGTGGACATAGTCTTTCGAGTCTTTTGGGATGTCATAGTTATAGATGTGGGAAACATTGTCGATATGCAGGCCTCTTGCAGCCACATCAGTGCACACCAATACTCCGACTCTGGCATCATTGAACAGCCCGATAGTTCTTGTTCGGTTGTTCTGCGATAAGCCGCCATGGATCGCAATTGCATCAATCTTGTTTGCCTTGAGGTTTTTTACAACAAAATCAGTTGTTCTCCTTGTATTGCAGAAAACCATTACCAGCTTTGAATCTTCATTCTTCAATAAGTGCACAAGCAATGACAGCTTTATATTTCTTGGAACATCATAATAAACCTGCTTAAGCTTACTTGGATCAACCATATTGGCAGCTGAAACATCCACTGGATTTATCATGTACCTGTTGGCTAATTCTTTTACGCGCGTTGAAATTGTAGCGGAAAAAAACAAAGTCTGCCTTTTAGACGGGCATGCCCTGATAATCTGCTCTACATCCTCTATAAATCCCATGTCAAACATGCGGTCTGCTTCATCCAGCACCAATAATTTAACCTTTGACAGATTAATGGTTCTCCTCTGAAGATGGTCTAAGATCCTTCCAGGAGTTGCAACCACTACATTCGCCCTTGACAGCTCGCTGATCTGCGGGCTGATAGAAACCCCTCCATAAACAGAGATGATATTCAGCTTTTTATGGTATGAAATCCGCTTTAATGACTCTTTTACCTGCTCTGCAAGCTCTCTTGTCGGCGTGAGTATCAATGCCTGCAAGCCTGCTTCAGGGCTTATATGCTCTGCAATGCCGCAGCCAAAAGCCAATGTTTTTCCTGAACCAGTTGCTGATTCACCTATTACATCCTCTCCCGCCATAATATGGGGAATGGACTGTATCTGGATCTGAGTTGGCTCAGTAAATCCTAATTTTTTAATTGTTGCAGTCAGATGGCTGCTTAGCCCGAAATCTTCAAATAAATTCATTTTTTACCTCATGTATGTTATATGTTTATTCAGCACTTACCAGAAAAAGCGAAATGTTCATGACGATGATCAAGTGCTTTCTCGTAATAGCCAATGCTCTGTGTTTAATGCATTTGTGCTACTATATAAATCTTTCTATTTGCTGACTACTATATGGTAACTAATCGTTGTTCGTTGCAAGTCAGCGTTTTAACTCACTTAAACAATACACTCATATATCCGACAGAATTCCTATAATCTCCGACAACATCGCCTGATGTGTAATATCTCAATAATTCTGGCTTTGCCTGCTTGAGGCAGCCAAGCAG
This genomic stretch from Candidatus Woesearchaeota archaeon harbors:
- a CDS encoding DEAD/DEAH box helicase, with translation MNLFEDFGLSSHLTATIKKLGFTEPTQIQIQSIPHIMAGEDVIGESATGSGKTLAFGCGIAEHISPEAGLQALILTPTRELAEQVKESLKRISYHKKLNIISVYGGVSISPQISELSRANVVVATPGRILDHLQRRTINLSKVKLLVLDEADRMFDMGFIEDVEQIIRACPSKRQTLFFSATISTRVKELANRYMINPVDVSAANMVDPSKLKQVYYDVPRNIKLSLLVHLLKNEDSKLVMVFCNTRRTTDFVVKNLKANKIDAIAIHGGLSQNNRTRTIGLFNDARVGVLVCTDVAARGLHIDNVSHIYNYDIPKDSKDYVHRIGRTARAGESGKAINLLSEYDYDNFSRVMNDYHTFSIEKLDKPYLERIISIRTENFRRPQRRDQRSYGRRR